From the genome of Acetomicrobium sp. S15 = DSM 107314:
GCGGTTTATGGGTCCATTTTAACATGGCCGGCCGTCGTGCAGCGCCTCTTGGCGCTGCCTGCTTTGGGTGGGTTAGGGCGGCAAATCCTGCGCGGCAATGCACAAGTGTATAATCTCAGATAGGGCCTATAACTGCAAGGCAAGGCTACAATTTTTCGAAACAGGATGGAGGAAATTGTCGTGCGAAAGTTCCTTAAAATGCCAAAGCCGATCCTCGAGGCCGGCACGGAAGATGTGAGAGCCGCGGTCGAGGACATAATAGTGGCCGTTAGAGAAAAAGGGGACGCGGCTATAAAGCTCATCTCTCAGAGGATAGACGGCGTAGAGGATCTGCGCATCCAAGTGCCCTCCGAAGAGGTCGCCAAGGCCTATCGTTTGGTTCCGGATTCAGTGGTAGAAGATCTGCGCTTTGCGGCCAGGCAAGTCCACAACTTCGCCCGAGCTCAATTGGAATCCATCAGGCCCTTGGAGGTCGAGATCCTCCCGGGTGTGCATCTCGGCCACCGGGTGATCCCGCTTGCCTCGTGCGGAGCCTATGTCCCCGGGGGGCGCCACCCTTTGCCTTCGTCGGCGTTGATGTCCATCATTCCAGCGCGAGTTGCCGGCGTAAAGCGAATTATCGCCTGTTCTCCTCCGTCCCGCGATATCCGTGGCATAAATCCGGTGACTTTAGTGGCCATGGATATAGCCGGGGCCTCCGATATCTATGCTATCGGCGGGGCTCAGGCCATCGCCGCCATGGCCTACGGCACCGAGACGGTCGAGGCGGTAGACCTCATCGCAGGGCCCGGCAACCAATATGTAACCGAGGCCAAAAGGCAGGTCAGCGGCGATGTGGGGATAGACTTCCTTGCAGGACCGAGTGAGGTTCTCATAATAGCTGACGAAAGCGCCAGCCCCGCTTATGTAGCCTGCGATTTGTTGGCTCAGTCCGAGCACGATCCTCAAGCGAGGGGGATTTTGGTCACCACGAGCGAAGAGTTGGGGCAGAAGGTCATGCGTGAAGTGGAATCCAGGCTGGAGGGGCTTCCCACAGCAGATGTCGCCAGGGCTTCGTGGGAGAATCATGGCCAAGTGATCGCAGTGGACGATATGGGGGAGGCGATAGACATCGCCAACGAGATCGCCCCCGAACACCTGGAGATGCATGTCGAAAACCCGGACGGTTTAATTGGATGTTTACGGAACTACGGATCTTTATTTATAGGTGGATTATCGGCCGAAGTTTTTGGGGACTACGCGACCGGGACCAATCACATCCTCCCGACGATGGGGAGCTCACGATTCACCGGGGGGCTTTGGGTTGGGACCTTCTTGAAAGTGGCCACTCACCAGCGCCTCGAGTCGAAGGGGGTCAGGCAAATTGCCCACGTGGCCGGGCGCCTCGCTGAAGTTGAGGGGCTATTCGCACATCGGGCCGCGGCCATGATCCGCATCGAAGACCAAACACAAGGTGCAGGTGCTGATGTGGAGGACAAGGGATAAAAACCGGCTACGGTGGTTTCCCTGAATGGGCTTTGAGGATTTGTGCGAGGTCAAAACCTCGGGTCGAGAAGAAAGATGGTCGATAGAGAACTGCCTTTAGGAAGGGAGAATGGCAATGAAAAACAAGATACCCGTTAGGCTTAAAAAGGAACCATTGCTCGAAGCCGTATGGGAAATTCGCTTCTCCGGAACCAAGGCATCTGTCGCTGACTTAATGCCCGGGATGCTTTTCAGTACACTATCAGGCAGGTATAAGGATATCATCAGATTGCCCGCAGCAGATATCCCAGCTACTATCGTTGAGCACGATCCTAACCTGCGCTACGCGCCTAAAATAAGGTTGGAGGACGGCAATCAAGTTGTTCAAATAGGCGAACATGTCATTTCTTTGAACTGTCGCAGGCCATATTCTGGGTGGACGCAATTTTCCGCCGACATTCGTGAGCTCGCTAAAGCTGTTCAAGATACCGGCTTGATTGAAAGGCTGGAAAGGTTTTCTCTGAGGTATATAGATTTGATCCAATTGGCACAACCCATTGGCCTTGATTGCCTTAATCTTATATTAAAGATGGGAGAATACGAGATCAATACGAGACCTGTTGAATTGCGAACCAAAATTGAGGAAGATGACTTAATCCACATCGTTCAAATCACCTCGCCTGCCGAGGTTGTAATCCCTAAGGAGGGGGGACGACTCAAAGGTGTCCTTTTGGATATTGATACTATCAGATTGCTGGCCGAAAAAGGATCGTGGTATGATATAAACGAACATCTTGATGATGTGCATATGGCTTGCAAAAAGATGTTTTTTAGCTTGTTGAAGCCAGAGACGATTGACAAATTAGAACCGGAATACGGGGTGTAAGATATGACTTATTCCTCAACTTTGACGAGTGAAATGCTGTGGCGAACGGACGTTGGCGTTATGTCTCCGCTTTTGCCTGACGTATTGCCCTGCTTTGTCGAGCGAGAGCGCAAGAATGGATATGAGTCTCCTCAACTGCTGACCGTTTTTATGTCGCCGGTCAGCCGGGAAAAGAGCACTACTCAGGTAACCGAGGCTATCTCGTCTAAATGGGAAACTGGCTTTACCCCGCAGACGGTTCTGGGTAAAAAGCTTATAGCTTTACGAAACAAGGCTATTGCCGCGGGCGTGCAACTTCTCAGCGAAGAGGGAGTACTTGAAGAGGTAAAA
Proteins encoded in this window:
- the hisD gene encoding histidinol dehydrogenase, with product MRKFLKMPKPILEAGTEDVRAAVEDIIVAVREKGDAAIKLISQRIDGVEDLRIQVPSEEVAKAYRLVPDSVVEDLRFAARQVHNFARAQLESIRPLEVEILPGVHLGHRVIPLASCGAYVPGGRHPLPSSALMSIIPARVAGVKRIIACSPPSRDIRGINPVTLVAMDIAGASDIYAIGGAQAIAAMAYGTETVEAVDLIAGPGNQYVTEAKRQVSGDVGIDFLAGPSEVLIIADESASPAYVACDLLAQSEHDPQARGILVTTSEELGQKVMREVESRLEGLPTADVARASWENHGQVIAVDDMGEAIDIANEIAPEHLEMHVENPDGLIGCLRNYGSLFIGGLSAEVFGDYATGTNHILPTMGSSRFTGGLWVGTFLKVATHQRLESKGVRQIAHVAGRLAEVEGLFAHRAAAMIRIEDQTQGAGADVEDKG
- a CDS encoding TIGR04255 family protein; this translates as MKNKIPVRLKKEPLLEAVWEIRFSGTKASVADLMPGMLFSTLSGRYKDIIRLPAADIPATIVEHDPNLRYAPKIRLEDGNQVVQIGEHVISLNCRRPYSGWTQFSADIRELAKAVQDTGLIERLERFSLRYIDLIQLAQPIGLDCLNLILKMGEYEINTRPVELRTKIEEDDLIHIVQITSPAEVVIPKEGGRLKGVLLDIDTIRLLAEKGSWYDINEHLDDVHMACKKMFFSLLKPETIDKLEPEYGV